Proteins found in one Clostridium butyricum genomic segment:
- a CDS encoding Fe-only nitrogenase accessory AnfO family protein, whose protein sequence is MEKISFFLKEGEEISSFQNSKKIAIYEKQNKWIKNQEIKINVGQFNTMQSLRKYFVDIVNKLDDCKIVVVDKAQGIPYGVFYEADYSIWELSGEPEEFLDMIVEGEKKHDVETKNSENESVAKKIEEGYFLIDLNELQFTKPELTSKKAIIPFLEKEAFDVLEVICCHIPPWLIEKEKKNEITMDVSKLKKNEYKLLISMGKEEQ, encoded by the coding sequence ATGGAAAAAATATCATTTTTTTTAAAAGAGGGCGAAGAAATAAGTTCATTTCAAAATAGCAAAAAGATAGCTATTTATGAAAAGCAGAACAAGTGGATTAAAAACCAGGAAATAAAAATAAATGTAGGTCAATTTAATACAATGCAGTCATTAAGAAAATATTTTGTTGATATAGTTAATAAATTAGATGACTGTAAGATTGTAGTAGTGGATAAGGCACAAGGAATACCATATGGAGTATTTTATGAAGCTGACTATAGTATATGGGAACTTTCAGGTGAGCCAGAAGAATTTCTAGATATGATTGTTGAAGGTGAAAAAAAACATGATGTAGAAACAAAGAATAGTGAAAATGAATCTGTCGCTAAAAAAATTGAAGAGGGATATTTTCTTATAGATTTAAATGAACTTCAGTTCACGAAGCCAGAATTAACATCAAAAAAAGCGATAATTCCTTTTCTAGAAAAAGAAGCATTTGATGTTCTAGAAGTAATATGTTGTCATATACCACCATGGCTTATAGAGAAGGAAAAGAAAAACGAAATAACTATGGATGTATCAAAGCTAAAAAAGAATGAGTATAAGTTGCTAATATCAATGGGAAAGGAGGAACAGTGA
- a CDS encoding P-II family nitrogen regulator, with the protein MYLVRAIIRTEKVNGVLSELVDAGFPQVTKMDVFGRGKQKGIQVGEVHYDELPKEMLLIVVKDEDKDDVVRVIMKNSRTGEGTYGDGKIFISKVDTAYTISTGKEEL; encoded by the coding sequence ATGTATTTAGTAAGAGCTATTATAAGAACTGAAAAAGTTAATGGAGTATTATCTGAGTTAGTTGATGCTGGTTTTCCACAAGTAACAAAGATGGATGTCTTTGGTAGAGGTAAACAAAAAGGAATCCAAGTTGGTGAAGTGCATTATGATGAACTACCAAAGGAAATGCTATTAATTGTAGTAAAAGATGAAGATAAAGATGATGTTGTAAGAGTAATAATGAAAAATTCTCGTACTGGAGAAGGAACTTATGGGGATGGTAAAATATTCATCTCAAAAGTTGATACAGCATACACAATAAGTACTGGAAAAGAGGAACTATAA
- a CDS encoding P-II family nitrogen regulator, with translation MKEIMGIIRLNKVNVTKEALTEAGFPSITCRKVLGRGKKSLDQLSKELIDAHLGTASGFSEAFSEGTRLIAKRFFNLIVKDEEVEEAVKIIIEANKTGTPGDGKIFIIPIEDVYRVRDGQNGEEVV, from the coding sequence ATGAAAGAGATAATGGGTATTATTCGTTTGAATAAAGTAAATGTCACAAAAGAAGCTCTTACTGAAGCTGGATTTCCATCTATTACTTGTAGAAAGGTTTTAGGAAGAGGTAAGAAGTCTTTAGATCAATTAAGTAAAGAATTAATTGATGCACATTTAGGAACAGCATCTGGATTTTCTGAAGCTTTTTCTGAAGGGACAAGACTTATTGCTAAAAGATTCTTTAATTTAATAGTAAAAGATGAAGAAGTTGAAGAAGCAGTAAAGATAATAATAGAAGCAAATAAGACAGGTACTCCAGGAGATGGGAAAATTTTTATAATTCCTATTGAAGATGTTTATAGAGTACGTGACGGTCAAAATGGAGAAGAGGTTGTTTAA
- the nifH gene encoding nitrogenase iron protein, translated as MRQVAIYGKGGIGKSTTTQNLTSALAEMGKHIMIVGCDPKADSTRLVLGGLAQKTVLDTLREAGEDIDLDDIMKTGYGNIRCVESGGPEPGVGCAGRGIITSIGMLERLGAYTPDLDYVFYDVLGDVVCGGFAMPIREGKAQEIYIVASGEMMALYAANNISKGIQKYAKTGGVRLGGIICNSRKVDRELDLLKAFAEELGSQLIHFVPRDNMVQRAEIHKQTVIEFDPKADQADEYRTLARNIDGNQMFVIPKPMKQERLEEILMEYGLMDI; from the coding sequence ATGAGACAAGTTGCAATTTATGGAAAAGGTGGAATAGGAAAATCAACAACAACTCAAAACTTAACATCAGCATTGGCTGAGATGGGAAAACACATTATGATAGTTGGATGTGACCCTAAAGCAGATTCAACAAGATTAGTTCTTGGTGGACTTGCACAAAAAACAGTTCTTGATACATTAAGAGAGGCTGGAGAAGATATTGATCTTGATGATATCATGAAAACTGGTTATGGAAATATCAGATGCGTTGAATCAGGAGGACCAGAACCAGGGGTTGGATGTGCAGGAAGAGGTATTATTACTTCAATAGGTATGCTTGAAAGACTTGGTGCTTATACACCAGATTTAGATTATGTATTTTATGATGTACTTGGTGATGTTGTATGTGGTGGATTTGCAATGCCAATAAGAGAAGGTAAGGCACAGGAGATTTATATTGTTGCTTCAGGAGAAATGATGGCTTTATATGCAGCAAACAACATTTCAAAAGGTATTCAGAAATATGCAAAGACAGGTGGAGTTAGACTTGGAGGTATCATTTGTAACTCAAGAAAGGTTGACAGAGAATTAGATTTATTAAAAGCATTTGCAGAGGAACTTGGAAGTCAGTTAATACATTTTGTACCAAGAGACAATATGGTTCAGAGGGCAGAAATACACAAACAGACAGTAATAGAATTTGATCCAAAAGCAGATCAAGCTGATGAATACAGAACACTTGCAAGAAATATAGATGGAAATCAAATGTTCGTAATTCCAAAGCCTATGAAACAAGAAAGACTTGAAGAAATATTAATGGAATATGGTTTAATGGATATCTAA
- a CDS encoding substrate-binding domain-containing protein translates to MKTDKKLLSPLEVAEILSISKKTVYEIIKRNELKAFKVGNKFRIDQDEVERYIGKKDDSQIDNDLKEKQSRETVLEEKNILNKIYRNYIDNKIVICGQDVILDILAKYMNRYKDEGKVLRLYDNSFNGLCALYNDDVHVTASHIWNCDLDEYNADFASRVLIGTPITVVTLCHRIQGFYVLKGNPKMITGWASLAKRKARIINRELGSGSRILLDQSIRKYNIDKNMIIGYSDYVNSAGEVVNRIRMGQADVGIGLKCDINCPEKVDFIPLHEERYDLIFKSENLEKPQFKRLLKILSMNEFKDECVSIRNYDYSEMGNIVKKFHK, encoded by the coding sequence ATGAAAACAGACAAAAAACTTTTAAGTCCTCTTGAAGTTGCGGAAATACTGTCAATATCAAAAAAAACAGTATATGAAATTATAAAAAGAAATGAATTAAAAGCATTCAAGGTTGGAAATAAGTTTAGAATAGACCAAGATGAGGTAGAAAGATATATAGGGAAAAAAGATGATAGTCAAATAGATAATGATTTGAAAGAAAAGCAATCTAGGGAAACAGTTTTAGAAGAAAAAAATATTTTAAATAAAATATATAGAAATTATATAGATAATAAGATTGTTATATGTGGCCAGGATGTTATTTTAGATATTCTTGCAAAATATATGAATAGATATAAAGATGAGGGAAAAGTATTAAGACTATATGATAATAGTTTTAATGGGTTATGTGCTCTTTATAATGATGATGTACACGTGACTGCAAGTCATATTTGGAATTGTGACCTTGATGAGTATAATGCAGATTTTGCATCAAGGGTATTAATTGGAACACCAATAACAGTTGTAACTTTGTGTCATAGGATTCAGGGGTTTTATGTATTAAAAGGAAATCCAAAAATGATAACAGGATGGGCAAGTCTTGCAAAAAGAAAAGCAAGAATTATAAATCGCGAACTTGGAAGTGGTTCAAGAATACTTCTAGATCAAAGTATAAGAAAATATAATATAGATAAAAATATGATTATTGGATATAGTGATTATGTTAATTCTGCTGGGGAAGTAGTAAATAGAATTAGAATGGGACAGGCTGATGTTGGAATAGGATTAAAATGTGATATTAATTGTCCTGAAAAAGTAGACTTTATACCTTTACATGAGGAAAGATATGATTTGATTTTTAAATCAGAGAATCTTGAAAAGCCGCAGTTTAAAAGGCTTTTGAAAATATTATCCATGAATGAATTTAAAGATGAATGTGTATCTATAAGAAATTATGATTATTCAGAAATGGGTAATATAGTTAAGAAATTTCATAAATAA